In Pseudomonas sp. MM213, a genomic segment contains:
- the cysB gene encoding HTH-type transcriptional regulator CysB, translating to MKLQQLRYIWEVAHHDLNVSATAQSLYTSQPGISKQIRLLEDELGVEVFARSGKHLTRVTPAGERIITTAGEILRKVESIKQIAQEFSNEKKGTLSIATTHTQARYALPPVISNFIKQYPDVALHMHQGSPMQIAEMAADGTVDFAIATEALELFGDLVMMPCYRWNRCVVVPQGHPLTKLSKLTLEALAEYPIVTYVFGFTGRSKLDEAFSHRGLTPKVVFTAADADVIKTYVRLGLGVGIVAKMAVDTKLDNDLVVLDASELFESSITKIGFRRGTFLRGFMCDFIEKFAPHLTREVMAKAIQCHNKQELEELFDGVELPVH from the coding sequence ATGAAGCTTCAACAATTGCGCTACATCTGGGAAGTGGCGCACCACGACCTCAACGTTTCCGCTACAGCCCAAAGCCTTTACACCTCGCAACCGGGCATCAGCAAGCAGATCCGTCTGCTGGAAGACGAATTGGGCGTCGAGGTTTTTGCTCGCAGCGGCAAGCACCTGACCCGCGTCACCCCGGCCGGCGAGCGCATCATCACCACCGCCGGCGAGATCCTGCGCAAGGTTGAAAGCATCAAGCAGATCGCCCAGGAATTCTCCAACGAGAAGAAAGGCACCCTGTCGATCGCCACCACGCACACCCAGGCGCGTTATGCGTTGCCGCCGGTGATCAGCAATTTCATCAAGCAATACCCGGACGTTGCGCTGCACATGCACCAGGGTTCGCCGATGCAGATCGCCGAAATGGCCGCTGACGGCACCGTTGATTTCGCCATCGCGACTGAAGCGCTGGAGCTGTTCGGTGATCTGGTGATGATGCCGTGCTACCGCTGGAACCGCTGCGTGGTCGTGCCTCAGGGCCACCCGTTGACCAAGCTGTCGAAGCTGACCCTCGAAGCGCTGGCCGAATACCCGATCGTGACTTACGTGTTCGGTTTCACCGGCCGTTCGAAACTCGACGAAGCCTTCAGCCATCGTGGCCTGACGCCGAAAGTGGTGTTCACCGCCGCCGACGCCGACGTGATCAAGACTTACGTTCGCCTGGGGTTGGGCGTGGGCATCGTGGCGAAAATGGCGGTCGATACCAAACTCGATAATGACCTGGTGGTGCTCGATGCCAGCGAATTGTTCGAATCCAGCATCACCAAAATCGGTTTCCGTCGCGGCACCTTCCTGCGTGGCTTCATGTGCGACTTCATCGAGAAGTTCGCCCCGCACCTGACCCGCGAAGTCATGGCCAAAGCCATTCAGTGCCACAACAAGCAGGAACTGGAAGAGCTGTTCGACGGCGTCGAACTGCCGGTTCATTGA
- a CDS encoding universal stress protein has protein sequence MIRSMLYATDLGLYAPLVMQHALELARTFNADLYVVHAVEPMGLFAESVLQSYLDEQALNEFHSQGLNTVIANIEQRVLDSFREELGDEGEQDLERIQAVRVLQGDPSQVILEQAQKLSVDLLIVGSHSHGAGAETPLGRTAARVLQLARVPVYLVPLVERRRQGDR, from the coding sequence ATGATTCGTTCGATGCTCTATGCCACTGACCTCGGCCTGTACGCCCCTTTGGTGATGCAGCATGCCCTGGAGCTGGCTCGAACATTCAATGCCGACCTGTATGTGGTGCACGCGGTTGAACCCATGGGGCTGTTTGCCGAATCGGTGCTTCAGAGTTACCTCGATGAGCAGGCGCTGAACGAGTTTCACAGTCAGGGCCTGAACACCGTGATCGCCAATATCGAGCAGCGCGTGCTCGACAGTTTTCGTGAAGAACTGGGGGATGAAGGGGAGCAGGATCTGGAGCGGATACAAGCGGTGCGGGTGCTTCAGGGTGATCCGTCGCAGGTGATTCTCGAACAGGCGCAGAAACTCTCCGTGGATTTGTTGATCGTAGGTAGTCATAGCCATGGTGCTGGCGCGGAAACGCCTTTGGGGCGGACCGCAGCGCGGGTGTTGCAGTTGGCTCGGGTCCCGGTCTATCTGGTGCCGCTGGTGGAACGCCGTCGCCAAGGGGACCGCTAG
- a CDS encoding 5'-nucleotidase encodes MAKTIDDKLVLAISSRALFDLSESHKVYLSSGVEAYRQYQIEHEDEILEPGDAFPLVEKLLNLNASLGRARVEVILVSRNSADTGLRVFNSIHHYGLAISRAAFVGGRSPYPYLKAFGCDLFLSTHAEDVRSALDAGFAAATILSGGASRAASDELRIAFDGDAVLFSDESERVYQAGGLEAFQASERESAREPLRGGPFKGFLAALNLLQREFPEDDCPIRTALVTARSAPAHERVIRTLREWDIRLDESLFLGGLTKSAFLEAFAADVFFDDQAGHCELAREVVATGHVPHGISNEQKV; translated from the coding sequence ATGGCAAAGACGATTGACGACAAACTGGTACTGGCGATTTCTTCGCGTGCGCTGTTCGACCTGAGCGAAAGCCACAAGGTTTATCTGTCGAGCGGCGTCGAGGCCTATCGGCAATATCAGATCGAACACGAAGACGAAATCCTCGAGCCCGGCGACGCATTCCCTCTCGTTGAAAAACTCCTGAACCTGAACGCCAGCCTCGGCCGGGCCAGGGTCGAGGTGATCCTGGTGTCGCGCAACAGCGCCGACACCGGGCTGCGGGTGTTCAACTCGATTCACCATTACGGGCTGGCGATTTCGCGCGCGGCATTTGTCGGCGGGCGCAGTCCCTATCCGTACCTCAAGGCGTTTGGCTGCGACCTGTTCCTCTCGACCCATGCCGAAGACGTGCGCAGCGCACTGGATGCCGGGTTCGCGGCGGCGACCATTCTGTCGGGCGGCGCCAGCCGTGCGGCCAGCGATGAGTTGCGGATTGCCTTCGACGGTGACGCCGTGCTGTTTTCCGACGAGTCGGAGCGGGTTTATCAGGCGGGCGGCCTTGAAGCGTTCCAGGCCAGCGAACGCGAAAGCGCCCGCGAACCCCTGCGCGGTGGGCCGTTCAAAGGCTTTCTCGCGGCGCTCAATCTGTTGCAGCGCGAGTTCCCGGAGGACGACTGTCCGATCCGTACCGCGCTGGTCACCGCGCGTTCCGCACCGGCTCATGAACGGGTGATTCGGACCCTGCGCGAGTGGGATATTCGCTTGGACGAATCGCTGTTTCTGGGTGGCTTGACCAAGTCCGCTTTCCTTGAAGCCTTTGCCGCTGACGTGTTTTTCGACGATCAGGCCGGCCATTGCGAGTTGGCTCGCGAGGTGGTCGCTACCGGCCATGTGCCGCATGGCATAAGCAATGAGCAAAAGGTTTAA
- a CDS encoding putative 2-dehydropantoate 2-reductase has translation MTAAVAKPTIGIIGTGAIGGFYGVMLARAGFDVHFLLRSEFSAVAEHGLHVDSAPHGALTLNPVQAYSSAEDMPPCDWLLVGAKTTSNAGLAPAIIQAAAPNAKVLLLQNGLDVEDSLRALLPDTLHLLGGLCLICVHRTGPGAITHQALGAVNVGYHSGPAGDEQARMAIVEEGAGLFRSAGIDSQAMANLQQARWQKLVWNIPYNGLSVLLGAGTTALMADADSRELIKALMAEVVRGAKACGHDMPAGYADYLFMMTEKMPDYWPSMHHDFLHKRPLELAAIYARPLAVAKAAGCELPRIDALYRSLSFIDRRNT, from the coding sequence ATGACGGCTGCAGTTGCCAAACCGACCATCGGTATTATCGGAACCGGTGCGATCGGCGGGTTTTACGGGGTCATGCTGGCGCGTGCCGGCTTCGATGTGCACTTTCTGCTGCGCAGCGAGTTTTCGGCGGTGGCCGAGCACGGACTTCACGTCGACAGTGCACCGCACGGCGCACTGACGTTGAATCCGGTTCAGGCCTATTCGTCGGCCGAAGACATGCCGCCCTGCGACTGGTTGCTGGTGGGCGCCAAGACCACCAGCAATGCCGGTCTGGCGCCGGCGATCATTCAAGCCGCAGCGCCGAATGCCAAGGTATTGCTGCTGCAAAATGGCCTGGACGTCGAAGACAGTCTGCGGGCATTGCTTCCCGATACGCTGCACCTGCTCGGCGGGCTTTGTCTGATCTGCGTGCATCGCACCGGCCCGGGCGCGATCACCCATCAGGCCCTCGGCGCTGTGAACGTCGGCTACCACAGTGGCCCCGCTGGCGATGAGCAGGCGCGCATGGCGATTGTCGAGGAGGGCGCCGGGTTGTTCCGCAGCGCCGGCATCGATTCCCAGGCCATGGCGAACCTGCAACAGGCGCGCTGGCAAAAACTGGTCTGGAATATTCCTTACAACGGCCTCTCGGTTCTGCTTGGGGCGGGCACCACAGCGTTGATGGCCGACGCCGACAGCCGCGAACTGATCAAGGCCTTGATGGCCGAAGTGGTCCGGGGCGCGAAGGCCTGCGGTCACGACATGCCGGCCGGTTATGCCGATTATCTGTTCATGATGACCGAGAAAATGCCGGACTACTGGCCGAGCATGCACCACGACTTTTTGCACAAGCGACCGCTGGAACTGGCGGCCATTTACGCCCGGCCACTGGCGGTGGCCAAGGCTGCCGGGTGCGAATTGCCGCGAATCGACGCGTTGTATCGCAGTTTGAGTTTTATCGATCGACGCAACACCTGA
- a CDS encoding thioredoxin family protein, translating to MSTDSMCRPSDIVSPSIVVELALTDFDADQRLLAMSGVSLVVFTSVGCASCRFAREQLPRLDLDVDRLCWIDAGDNGGVVERYQVFHLPALFVVRDGEFFGALKSRLTATELNEAVGQALTRTAEELP from the coding sequence ATGAGCACGGACTCCATGTGTCGGCCATCTGACATTGTTTCCCCCAGTATAGTGGTCGAATTGGCACTGACCGATTTCGACGCCGACCAACGGTTGCTGGCGATGAGCGGCGTTTCGCTGGTTGTTTTTACCAGCGTCGGCTGCGCCAGTTGCCGTTTTGCCCGAGAGCAATTGCCCAGGCTCGATCTGGATGTCGATCGCTTGTGCTGGATCGATGCCGGGGACAACGGCGGGGTGGTCGAGCGCTATCAGGTCTTTCATTTGCCGGCGCTGTTTGTGGTGCGCGACGGTGAGTTCTTCGGGGCACTAAAATCACGCCTGACCGCTACCGAGCTGAATGAGGCCGTAGGTCAGGCGTTGACGAGAACAGCAGAGGAGTTGCCATGA
- a CDS encoding PilZ domain-containing protein → MGRFIPHPDDVPVELTLLKPECISRQQLHTISLGGMACNYHRAWRHGTALEVRMPTLNPDMRFLGYVAWCLRRKRGYLVGIAFVDEQMMFSARMGEQVCQIERYCRLHDAHDDLQETQALALEWVQQHADEFSHDTVRKAFAQAVLD, encoded by the coding sequence ATGGGACGTTTTATTCCTCATCCTGACGATGTACCCGTCGAATTAACGTTGCTAAAACCTGAGTGTATTTCACGGCAACAGCTGCACACTATCAGCCTCGGGGGCATGGCTTGCAATTACCACCGCGCCTGGCGTCACGGTACCGCGCTGGAAGTACGCATGCCGACCTTGAACCCCGATATGCGTTTTCTGGGCTACGTGGCCTGGTGCTTGCGACGCAAGCGCGGCTACCTGGTAGGCATTGCCTTTGTTGACGAGCAGATGATGTTCAGTGCCCGAATGGGCGAACAGGTGTGCCAGATCGAGCGCTACTGTCGCCTGCATGACGCCCACGACGACCTGCAGGAAACCCAGGCGCTGGCCCTCGAATGGGTCCAGCAGCACGCCGACGAGTTCTCCCACGACACGGTTCGCAAGGCATTTGCGCAGGCGGTGCTGGATTAA
- a CDS encoding 3-deoxy-7-phosphoheptulonate synthase gives MADLPINDLNVASNETLITPDQLKRDIPLSDAALRTVTKGREVIRNILDGTDHRLFVVIGPCSIHDIKAAHEYAERLKVLAAEVSDTLYLVMRVYFEKPRTTVGWKGLINDPYLDDSFKIQDGLHIGRQLLLDLAEMGLPTATEALDPISPQYLQDLISWSAIGARTTESQTHREMASGLSSAVGFKNGTDGGLTVAINALQSVSSPHRFLGINQEGGVSIVTTKGNAYGHVVLRGGNGKPNYDSVSVALCEQALNKAKIKPNIMVDCSHANSNKDPALQPLVMENVANQILEGNRSIIGLMVESHLNWGCQAIPKDLADLQYGVSITDACIDWSATENTLRSMHAKLKDVLPKRDRT, from the coding sequence ATGGCTGATTTACCGATCAACGACCTAAACGTCGCCTCCAACGAGACGCTGATCACTCCTGACCAGCTCAAGCGTGATATCCCTCTGAGCGACGCTGCCCTGCGCACCGTCACCAAGGGTCGCGAAGTCATTCGCAACATTCTTGATGGCACCGACCACCGCCTGTTTGTCGTCATCGGGCCGTGCTCGATCCACGACATCAAGGCTGCCCACGAATACGCCGAGCGCCTGAAAGTGCTGGCCGCGGAAGTGTCCGATACGCTGTATCTGGTCATGCGCGTGTATTTCGAGAAGCCACGCACCACCGTCGGCTGGAAAGGCTTGATCAACGACCCGTACCTGGACGACTCCTTCAAGATTCAGGACGGTCTGCACATTGGTCGTCAGTTGCTGCTGGATCTGGCCGAAATGGGCCTGCCGACCGCGACCGAAGCCCTTGACCCGATCTCTCCGCAATATTTGCAGGACCTGATCAGCTGGTCGGCCATCGGCGCGCGCACCACCGAATCCCAGACTCACCGTGAGATGGCTTCCGGCCTGTCCTCGGCGGTCGGCTTCAAGAACGGCACCGACGGCGGCCTGACCGTAGCGATCAACGCCCTGCAATCGGTTTCCAGCCCGCATCGTTTCCTGGGGATCAACCAGGAAGGTGGCGTGTCGATCGTTACCACCAAGGGCAATGCCTACGGTCACGTGGTGCTGCGCGGCGGCAACGGCAAGCCGAACTACGATTCGGTCAGCGTCGCACTGTGCGAACAAGCGCTGAACAAGGCGAAGATCAAGCCGAACATCATGGTCGACTGCAGCCACGCCAACTCCAACAAGGACCCGGCCCTGCAACCGCTGGTGATGGAGAACGTCGCCAACCAGATCCTCGAAGGCAACCGTTCGATCATCGGCCTGATGGTCGAAAGTCATCTGAACTGGGGCTGCCAGGCGATCCCGAAAGACCTCGCCGACCTGCAATACGGCGTGTCGATCACCGATGCCTGCATCGACTGGTCCGCCACCGAAAACACCTTGCGCAGCATGCACGCCAAGCTCAAGGATGTGCTGCCTAAACGTGATCGCACCTGA